CGCTTACGCTCCGGCTTCGAAACATGCCTGACGGCGGATGCCGGGGCTAAAAATTCGCCCGAACATGACATCAATTTGAAGAGGCTCGTCCAAAATCCTCTCCTCCCGAGGTAACGCAAAGGTCTCCTGGGAGGGAAGGGGTGCTGAGGCCGAGCCGGAGGCTCGGCCGGGTCGGTCCCCTCTCCCCTCTCAGGGGAGAGGGCTAGGGAGAGAGGTCCGCCGACCCATCTGCAGCAGGATCACCACGCCTATCGCAAACAACGCCGCCGTGGCGATGAACGCTGTGGCGTAGCTCCCGGTGATATCGTACGACGCGCCGGCGATCAGAGGTCCGGTTACCAGAGGTAGAATATTCGCCAGGGTCGAAAGACCGGAGATGCTGCCGAAGTATTTTAGCCCAAAGTTCTCCTGCACGATAAGGGTCACCAGGACGCCGAAGCCGCCCATGCAGAATCCGAAGAGCGGAGTGAAGACCCAGAAGAAGGGGGCGGACGGCAGGAATGCCAGCGCCGTGATGAATAGCGCCTGGCCGGTCATACTGGCCATCATAGCGCGGCGGGCGGTGAAGCGCTCGGCCAGCCAGCCGAACGAGAGCTTTCCCATCATCCCGAAGATCGCCAGCAGGCCGACGGCGGCCACGGCCGCCCCCTGCGGTACGCCCTCGGCCTTCAGGTGCGCCCCCACCTGCGGCAGGAGCGAGCTATACGTGAAGTATCCCAGCATCATACCTATGGTCATCGCGTAGAAGGCCCGCGTGCGCACGGCGTCTTTAACGGACCATCCCGTCAGCTCCGGCCTCGTTGCTGCCTTAACCGCAGGCTGTGATCTTGGCTTCTCGCGCACGATCATTAAGGCCGCCAATGCCAGACCGAACGCCATCACGCCGGTGACGACGTACGCCGCTTTCCAGTCCCATCTGCCGAGAGCGAATGCCGTAATGAGCGGTATAATGAGCCCGCCGAAGTTATTGCCGGTGGTCGTGATGCCCATGACTCGGCCCCGGGCGTGCGGGAACCAGATGCCGACGAGCCGGCCCGCCGGGAGGTTGGTGGCGCCCGCGAACGCGACGTACTGGAAGACGCTCAGCACGTACAGGTGCCACAGCTCAGTCATGAAGGGTCGCAGGACGTAGCTGAGTCCGAACGAGACCATCGCGAAGACGATCAGGGGCCGCGCCCCGAAGCGGTCCATGATGCGCCCCTGGATGGGCGACGTGAGGCTGTTGAGCGCGGCGAACGAAAGGGAGGCGCTGATGGCCGTCCGCTGCCAGCCGAACTCGTTCTGCAGCGGCTCAAGGAAGAGCCCGAATGCGTAGTTGGTCGCGCCGATGGCGATCCCGGAGCCGAGGAATACGACTGCGACAATGGGCCATGCGCCCAGGCGGTCGCGTACGAGTGATATACGTTGGGCAAGAAGCATGCGGAATATGGTAGCACGTACCCCGTACCCTGTACCCCTCCGGTTCCTTCCGGTAGAATATAGCCGACATTCCCAAGGCTAACGGAGGCAATCCAGATGGCTAAGCCACGAGTTTTCGTGACCAGGCAGATATTCCCGGAAGAGTTCAAGCGCATTCAGGAGGTAGCGGATGCCGAGCTGTGGACCGATGAGCTTCCTCCTTCCCGAGATATCCTGCTCAAGAAGTCCAATGGCGTGGACGGCATCCTGTGCCTCCTGACGGACAAGATCGACGCCGAGTTCATGGACAACGCCGGGCCGCAGCTCAAGGTGATCAGCCAGATCGCCGTCGGTTTTGACAATATCGACATCGCCGAGGCGACGAAGCGAGGCATCCCCGTCGGCAACACGCCGGACGTGCTGACGCACGCGACGGCAGACGCCACCTGGGCCCTGATGCTGGCGGCATCCCGCCGCTTCGGCGAGTCAGAGAGGGCCATCCGCGCTGGCCGCTGGCGCACATGGCACCCCCTGCATTACCTGGGGCCCGAGCTGTACGGTTCCACCCTCGGCATCATCGGCATGGGCCGCATCGGCTTCGAGGTCGCAAAGCGCTCTGCCGGCTTCAACATGAAGGTCATCTACTACGACACGAACCGCCGCGAGGACCTTGAGAAGCAGTTCAAGATGACCTACGCGGACATGGACACAGTCCTTAAGGAGGCGGACTTCCTGAGCCTGCACACCTGGGGCGGCAAGTCCACTTACCACCTCATCGACGAGAAGGCGCTGACGAAGATGAAGAAGACCGCCGTGCTGGTCAACGCCGCGCGCGGCCCTGTGGTCGATCCCAAGGCGCTGTACAATGCGCTCAAGAACGGCGTCATCAACTCCGCCGGCCTGGACGTTACCGAGCCGGAGCCCATCCCGATGAGCGACCCGCTCCTGACGCTGGACAACTGTCTCATCGTCCCGCACATCGCAAGCGCGACGACGAAGGCGCGCAAGGAGATGTCTCGCATCTCGGCCCAGAACCTGATCAACGGCGTCAAGGGCGAGAAGCTGCTGACGTGCGTGAACCCGGACGTGTATAAGGCGAAGAAGTAGAAATACAGCAGTCGGCAGTCAGCGGTCGGCAGTCAGCCAAACCGGGAGCCATAGGCCGGTTCCCGGCTGTTTGTCTAGCCGACTGCTGACTGCCGCTCCGAAGGAGCCCCCAATGCCCGAATACCAGCCGATAGACATCTCGAAGTGGTGCAACGCGCCGGCCTCAACCATCGGCGCAGAGAAGAAGCTCGCGGCCGGCAGGGAGTCCTTCCGGGGCCTGCCGTTCCTGATCGGCAAGGACGGCGGCGCGGCGGACTCGGACTGCCTGGTCGCGCCGCACCTGGCGGGGAAGAGCGTCAAGATCGAGCTCAAGGTGCAGGCGCGGCGGCTCATATTCGCGCACCTGCTCCTGGAGACGAAGCTGGCGGAGGGCGGGTCGCTGGGCGATAAGGTCGCAGACTACGTGATTCAGCTATCGGACGGGCGCAAGGTCAAAGAGACCATTCGCGAGCGGTTCGAGATTGCGGCCTTTCCGGGCTTCCCGAACGGCACCCCGGGGCTGCCGTTCCGCGGGCTGCCTGACACGAACGCCGTCCGCCACCCTCGATACGAGGGCAAGTGGTCGGACGCCGGTCGCAGGCAAATAGAGGCTGCGCAGTCTGCAGCTCGCTTCTTCTACCTCTGGGCGTGGACGAACCCGGACCACACGAAGACTATCGAGTCGATAGAGATCATCCCCTGCGGTCCAAAGTTCGTCATCGGCGGCATCACCGCCGGGCTGGCGGATGAGCACCCCTTTGCGCGCGATGCCCGCAGGCCGGCGAAGATCACGCTGAAGAGCAAAGAGGCCGCCGAGAAGCCCTTTAACGTGGACGTGTCCGTAGACAGGGGCGATGCCACCTACACGCACCCCCTGCCTCTTGCGACGAATGACGAGTTCCTCAAGGGGCCGTACGCATGGGGACAGAAGCAGAACGAGAAGTCGTCACCGGCGTACGTCGAGATATCGGCCGTACCGTCCGCGACGGTAACCGTGAAGCAGGGCGACGAAGAGGTTGGGAAGGTCAAGTGGGGCGATGTTGTCCAGAATGGGAAGGCCGAGACGGAGAGCGTCCGCATCGAGACGATCGACCCCGGGAAGAACTGGGTCAACGTGCGCATCCTGGACGAGGAGACCGGCAGCCCTGTGCCGTGCCGAGTCCACTTCCGCTCGCCGGAGGGCGTCCCTTACCAGCCGTACGGCCACCACAACCAGGTCAACTCAAACAACGGCACCTGGCACATCGACGTCGGTGGCGACGTGCGCCTGGGCCAGATTACGTACGCCTACATCGACGGCACCTGCCAGGGCTGGCTGCCGCGCGGGGACGTAATCGTCGATATCTCGCGCGGCTTCGAGTACGAGCCCCTGCGGGCGAAGGTGCGCGTTGAGGCGGGGCAGCGCGACCTCACGCTCCGGATCAAGCGCTGGACGAACATGAACCGCCAGGGGTGGTACAGCGGTGACTCTCACGTCCACTTCCTGTCGCCCACCGGCGCGCACCTGGAGTCCGCCGCGGAGGACCTGAACGTCACGAACGTGCTGCAATCTCAGTGGGGGTCGCTCTTCACAGACACGGAGAATTTCACCGGAGAGCCGAGCGTCTCCCGCAACGGGCGGCACATCGTCTACGTCTCGCAGGAGAACCGGCAGCACTTCATGGGTCACATGATCCTGTGGGGCCTAAAGAAGCCGGTCACGCCGTGGTGCTCCGACGGCCTCGGCGAGGCGGAGCTGGCCGGGCCGATGGAGACGACTCTGAGCTACTGGGCGGACGAGGCGCACGCGCAGGGCGGGTGGGTGGTGCAGCCGCACTTCCCCAATCCCAACGGCGAGGCTGCCGCGCTCATCGCGACGGGCAGGCTGGACGGCATCGAGATGATCCGCCAGTCTGCGTTCAACCACATCGAGTGGTACCGGTACCTCAACTGCGGCTACAGGTTGCCGCTCGTGGGCGGCACGGACAAGATGGGCAACGATGTTCCCGTCGGCCTCTACCGCACATACGCGAAGCTGCCGGACGGCCAGCCGTTCAACTATGAAAACTGGTGCAAGAGCGTCGCGGCCGGCCGCACGTTCCTGAGCGGCGGCCCGCTGATCGGCATGCAGGTGGAGGGCAAGGAGGTCGGCGACACGCTGGCGATCAAAGGGCCGGGGACGGTCCGCGTGGAGGCGTGGTCGGAGAGTATCTTCCCCATCCACCGCCTGCAGATCGTGCAGGATGGCAGGGTAGTCGCGGAGACCATCTCCAAGAAGGGCTCGCGGCGCCTTACGATCAGCGAGGATATCAAGATCACGGGCCACACGTGGCTTGCGGCGCGCTCCGGAGGGCCGGACTACTACGGAAACAACCATGTGGACGTATGGTCGCGAGGCGTCTTCGCACACACGTCCCCGGTCTACGTCGCCTGCGGCGGCGAGTGGTCGATGTTCGACCCCGACACCGCGCGCTACATGCTCACGATGATCGAGGGCGACATGACCTACATCCGCGAGATGTCCGTCCTGCACAACCACGGCAATGTCACCCACCACCACGGCGGCGCCGGCCACATCGCCTACCTTGAGAAGCCGTTCATTGAGGCGCGCGAGACGCTCAACAAGCGCATCAAGAAGCTTGGGATCAAGCTGTAGGGCAGTAGTAGGTAGTTGGCAGTAGGTAGTTGGCCAATCCAACAGCCGTCAAGTTTCTGGCCAACTACCTACTACCAACTACTAACCACCGGAAACTACCCCATCCTGTACTTCTTCCAGTGGATGCCGGACCAGTTCCCCTCGATGGCCCAGAATGTCATGAGCAGCTCCTTGTTAGGGAGGACCGTCAGAGACGGCTCCCCGAAGGAGAAGTCTTGGAACTCATTGGCGGTGTTGTCCTTGCCGGACTGCGTCGCCTTCTTCGCGACGTACACCATCTGCTGCGACTGGATGCCGAAATCGGCCTCCGTGGGCTTGACCACCGCGACCCCGATGCCGGACTCTTCCTTCTTGCGCTTTACCCACCCGAACAGCGCGCGACCGTCCGAATACGGCTCCAGCACCGTCGTGTTCCCGTTCGTCGTCGTCGTGTTCGCCTTCGACCACGTCTTGCCGCCATCGCTTGAAAGCGCGTATTTGTTCGTGTGGGAGCCGTTGGCCTTGTGGTCAATGTGCCACGTCGTCCCCAGAAGCCGGCCGTCGGTCAGCTCGATGACCCACGCCTCCGCGCCGCCGGAGTGCGGCTCGGCGAACTTGATCATGCTGCTCGCCGTCCAAGTCTTCCCCTCATTCTCGCTGCGCATTGCCACCACGTGGCCGCGCTCCACCTTCTCGTTCGGGTCCCAGGTGTTGTAGGGGCTATACGGGGCAACCCACACGTTCTTCCGCGTCACGCACAGGGCGCCTGGCGCCTCGTGTGAGCCCGGCAGCAGGCGCGGCATTTTCTTCGACTCCGTCCATGACTTGCCGCCGTCCCCGGAAACCGCCCAGATAATGTCCGTCTGGCTGATGCCCTGCGTCGCGTCCGACCAGTAGGTCTGCCCCTTCTTGCCGGGCTCTATAGGTATGCTGATGCCGTAAAGGAACAGCCGGCCGTCGGGCGCGCGGGAGATATTGGGGAAGAGCGACATCGTCTCGGTAAGGTGCGGCCAGACGAGCGTTGCCGGCGACCAGGTCTTGCCGTTGTCTTTCGATCGCGAAAGGAAGGGCGCAACGCTGTTCATCGCCAGCGCCGAGCCGGACATGAACGAGCACACAAGCTCGCCGGAGTCCAGCCGCGCCACCCGCGAGCCGTATGCTACACGGTAGTCAGACTTCGGGTCGCAGGTGTGGACCTTGCCTTCATCGAGGAGTTGAAATGGGTTGGACATGGGGACTCCTTGGGTGATTGCACTGTGGGACTGGGCGCATTATACGCTAGAGAATGCCCCTGAGCATGATCGTCGCGATGACAAGGTAGAAGGTGATGCCGAAGATGTCCATGACCGTTGTGATGAGCGGCGCGGACACCAGTGCGGGGTCAACCTTGAACAGCCTGAACAGGAATGGCAGGGTAACGCCGACGAATGTCGCCATCGCCGAGATGCCTAAGAGGGCAAGGCCGACGGAGACCGCCACCTCTATCTGGTGGCGCCATGCGAATGCCCAGCTGAACGCCAGCACCCCAATGATAACGCCCATCGCGAGGCCGACCGAGACCTCTCGCGCGACGATCTTCGCCGCCTCCGAGCTCTTAATCTCCCCCGTCGCCAACCCGCGGATCACCACCGTGGACGACTGCGCGCCCACGTTGCCGCCCGTGCCCATGACCAGCGGGATGAAGATCGTCAGGATGACGAACTGCTGGAGCAGGTCGTTATGCCAGCCGATGATGGAG
The DNA window shown above is from SAR202 cluster bacterium and carries:
- a CDS encoding MFS transporter, producing MLLAQRISLVRDRLGAWPIVAVVFLGSGIAIGATNYAFGLFLEPLQNEFGWQRTAISASLSFAALNSLTSPIQGRIMDRFGARPLIVFAMVSFGLSYVLRPFMTELWHLYVLSVFQYVAFAGATNLPAGRLVGIWFPHARGRVMGITTTGNNFGGLIIPLITAFALGRWDWKAAYVVTGVMAFGLALAALMIVREKPRSQPAVKAATRPELTGWSVKDAVRTRAFYAMTIGMMLGYFTYSSLLPQVGAHLKAEGVPQGAAVAAVGLLAIFGMMGKLSFGWLAERFTARRAMMASMTGQALFITALAFLPSAPFFWVFTPLFGFCMGGFGVLVTLIVQENFGLKYFGSISGLSTLANILPLVTGPLIAGASYDITGSYATAFIATAALFAIGVVILLQMGRRTSLPSPLP
- a CDS encoding D-glycerate dehydrogenase; the protein is MAKPRVFVTRQIFPEEFKRIQEVADAELWTDELPPSRDILLKKSNGVDGILCLLTDKIDAEFMDNAGPQLKVISQIAVGFDNIDIAEATKRGIPVGNTPDVLTHATADATWALMLAASRRFGESERAIRAGRWRTWHPLHYLGPELYGSTLGIIGMGRIGFEVAKRSAGFNMKVIYYDTNRREDLEKQFKMTYADMDTVLKEADFLSLHTWGGKSTYHLIDEKALTKMKKTAVLVNAARGPVVDPKALYNALKNGVINSAGLDVTEPEPIPMSDPLLTLDNCLIVPHIASATTKARKEMSRISAQNLINGVKGEKLLTCVNPDVYKAKK
- a CDS encoding exo-alpha-sialidase; protein product: MSNPFQLLDEGKVHTCDPKSDYRVAYGSRVARLDSGELVCSFMSGSALAMNSVAPFLSRSKDNGKTWSPATLVWPHLTETMSLFPNISRAPDGRLFLYGISIPIEPGKKGQTYWSDATQGISQTDIIWAVSGDGGKSWTESKKMPRLLPGSHEAPGALCVTRKNVWVAPYSPYNTWDPNEKVERGHVVAMRSENEGKTWTASSMIKFAEPHSGGAEAWVIELTDGRLLGTTWHIDHKANGSHTNKYALSSDGGKTWSKANTTTTNGNTTVLEPYSDGRALFGWVKRKKEESGIGVAVVKPTEADFGIQSQQMVYVAKKATQSGKDNTANEFQDFSFGEPSLTVLPNKELLMTFWAIEGNWSGIHWKKYRMG
- the mgtE gene encoding magnesium transporter, yielding MTVAQSLERIRKLALRRETIYVAYVIDDQRHLLGTVSLKDLVIAPPEAKLGDIMTVNPKWVSTHTDQEEVAQVLRDYDILAVPVVDAEERLVGIVTWDDVVDIMEQETTEDIYRLGALQGGEQGNYFTTSILNVMRRRVVWLLLLVLVNTVTGSIIGWHNDLLQQFVILTIFIPLVMGTGGNVGAQSSTVVIRGLATGEIKSSEAAKIVAREVSVGLAMGVIIGVLAFSWAFAWRHQIEVAVSVGLALLGISAMATFVGVTLPFLFRLFKVDPALVSAPLITTVMDIFGITFYLVIATIMLRGIL